The following nucleotide sequence is from Setaria italica strain Yugu1 unplaced genomic scaffold, Setaria_italica_v2.0 scaffold_14, whole genome shotgun sequence.
CCATAGAGCCATGGAATCCCCCAGCCGTTGTGGCTGTACCTGTACTGCAGGAATACGAAAACTCGCTATTCACTCAGTTTATTTTCCATAATAAGATTATGGAGGAGAGATGGCCGAGCGGTTCAAGGCGTAGCATTGGAACTGCTATGTAGACTTTTGTTTACCGAGGGTTCGAATCCCTCTCTTTCCGTTTCTCTTAATTCATCAATGTTAGCAATCACAATGTATCAAATTAAATAACAATTTATTCCAGCAATAATATCTTTATTTAATAGAAATTCTCTATAGCAATTACTGTGGTATGGAAAATCGAGGaaataacaaaaagaaaaaggaacctAGGGTTAATCTATTTCTGCTAGGTGAACGGGAAAATACGAATTAAGAGCCTTAGGTCGATTTAGTTCGgggaaaggggaaggggaaaaaaattctATGAACCTTTCCTTTTTTCGTTAAGTTCAAGTCTGGCGAGAGTAATATTCTACAACTAACAACTCATTTACTTTGAGACCGACCCACTTCCtatctagaattttttttactagTCCTTTATATTGCAATGTGTCAACCGTCAAATGCTTTGGCAATTTGCCCGGATCGGATGAAGCAATAGAATTTTGAACCAGACGTTTTGATCGTTGGTTATCCTTCGTAGTAATAATATCTCGGGGTTTGCAACGAAAACTTGGTATATCAACTATACGACCATTAACTAAATATGTCTATGGTTAACTAATTGCCGGGCCCCAGGAATGGTTGAAGCCATACCCAATCGAAAAAGGATATTATCCAAACGCATTTCAAGTAATTGTAGTAAAACTGACCTGTGGATCTTTTTGCTTTTCCAGCGATATGTACATATCTAGTAATTGGCGTTCTGTCAGACCATAATGAAAACGCAATTTCTGTTTTTCTTGAAGACGAATACGATATTGCTCTTTTTTCCCAGAATGGAATTTCTTTTTCTGATTACTTCCGGATTTAGGCGTTTTTCTAGTGAGTCCTGGTAAAGCTCCCAGACGGCGTATTTGGATCATCCTGGAGACATGAATCTAGAAATAAGGATATTTCTTGGAGTGCTCATCAATTCTTTTACACAATAAATTTCATTCTATTTACATTACAGAATACATCGAAATTCAAACTGAATTAAACTAAAGGATAAACAGAGTAAAATCTACGAAAAGTACCACAAAAAATCGAATTTCATCAACATCCGTattttttgtatatatattatttatttttatgctTTGTATCTAGCAAAATTGTAAGGTAGAACGATATAATAGACCCTCGATTCCCCATTTAATTTAGAGAAAAGAGAAATTCTTGTTCATGGAACATCGATAGAGAAAAAAGCCGACTATCGGATTTGAACCGATGACCCTCGCATTACAAATGCGATGCTCTAACCTCTGAGCTAAGTGGGCTTACATAACAGAAATAGTGTAACAAATAGAAATATATATAGGGAATCCTTAAAATGTCAGATCTTAATTATAAATCTTAGTTATTAACTAGTTCGAAATTGGAAGTTCTACTTAGAATTAGTAAAGAATtagtaaaaaaaacactagaATTTCATAAAGATAAAGTTAGCTTGATATGCTTAACTAAATGATATTCTTAAATAGGATTCTAGAATTATGATATTCTTAAATAGGATTCTAGAATTTATTgaactttctttttatttctctaATTCGCAATTTGATATGGCTCGGACGAATAATCTAATGCATATAAAGAAGaatatatatgaataatataATAAAGAGAAAATGCCAAGAGATTGGGATTTTCATTCGATCATTATATACATTTttgagatgttttttttttttatttgttaatAATTTAAGGATAAATAGTTCACTAAGGAGAAGATAGAATCATAGCAAATGAAATTTCTAATTcagattagaaaaaaaaaagaatgaatatCAAGCGTTATAGTATGATTTTGAATACTCTAAAAAAGGAAGGAGGGAGGCGGGAGAGATAAAAACTTTTGGATATATTCATTCCAATTGAATTGCAAATATATCAACGGTAGAATCAATTCAATTCTGAATTGCAATAAGCGAGCGGGGTCTCTCAAATAGAGATGAGCTGCTAGACTACGTCGAATAATGAATTTAATGATCAAAAAAACTAAGAGATGGATGAAATTATCCAAGGAATCCTGGTttcaaagaaaaggaaaatggggATATGGCGAAATCGGTAGACGCTACGGACTTGATTGTATTGAGCCTTGGTATGGAAACCTGCTAAGTGATAACTTCCAAATTCAGAGAAACCCTGGAATGAAAAATGGGCAATCCTGAGCCAAATCCCTTTTTTGAAAAACAAGTGGTTCTCAAACTAGAACCCAAAGGAAAAGGATAGGTGCAGAGACTCAATGGAAGCTGTTCTAACGAATCGAAGTAATTACGTTGTGTTGGTAGTGGAACTCCCTCGAAATACTAGAAAGAAGGGCTTTATACATTTAATACACACGTATAGATACTAACATAGCAACGATTAATCACAGAACCCCTATCATATATAGGTTCtttattttagatttttttttagaatgaaattaGGAATGATTATGAAATAGAAAATTCtgaatttttttagaattaTTGTGAATCCATTCCAATCGAATATTGAGTAATCAAATCCTTCAATTCATTGTTTTGAGATCAAAAGTGGATTAATCGAACGAGGATAAAGAGAGAGTCCCATTCTACATGTCAATACTGACAACAATGAAATTTCTAGTAAAAGGAAAATCCGTCGACTTTATAAGTCGTGAGGGTTCAAGTCCCTCTATCCCCACCCAAACCCTCTTTTATTCCCTAACCATAGTagttatcctttttttttcttttatcaatGGGTTTAAGATTCATTAGCTTTCTCATTCTACTCTTTCTTTCACAAAGGAGTGCGACGAGAATTCAATGAATCTTATGCTATTCATTAAATAgatgatttcttttttatttgataGGACTACCTACCTCCCCCATTCCAAATTTGGAATGGAATACTTTATTGATTTTTTAGTCCCTTTAATTGACATAGATGCAAATACTCTACTAGGATGATGCACAAGAAAGGGTCAGGATAGCTCAGTTGGTAGAGCAGAGGACTGAAAATCCTCGTGTCACCAGTTCAAATCTGGTTCCTggcacagaaaaaaaaaggatctaCCGAATAGATATTGATACAAATATCTTTAGATGGATTGGGGTACATATTCATTAATAATCTAGATAGTATAGAGTAAGTAGATAAATCTCTAAACACTTCTTTTTAGAAAAGGGTTCAAATTTCTGGTTCTTTTCTTTATGGTATAGAAAAAGGGGAGATTAGGTGCCCTTTTCTTCATTTTTGCATTTCTTATTAATTTTGTATGCCGCTAttctgaagaattttttttagtcTTGCTTATCCTACTTTCCTAGTTGTTCTAAGTAATCCGCGCGGTACAAAGTTCGTGGTAGGACTTCTTTAAGTCATTGTATTTTTCTGTTCATACGAAGGAAACGAATATGTGATTTTCCAAATTGGAAAATCGAAATGAAGCCCTTTTTGTTCAGTCTATCTGTATCTTTTTGTATAATATAATAGGAATTAATTAGAATAGAATAAGTATTTCGTTTCGTCTAGGAACAGAACCTAAAAATATTCTTTGACTTGAATAAAATCTGGAGTTGTGTTGTATAAGTGAACATGAATTTATTATCATTCAATGAGCATCTTGTATTTCATAGAAATTGGGGGTTATATAGTCCTTACGTAAGGGCCAGCCTATCCAACTTTCAGGCATTAAGATACGTTTAAGACGTGGATGATTATCATAAGAAATTCCCACCATATCATAAGATTCGCGTTCTTGAAAATCGGCACTTCTCCAAACCCAGAAGACAGATGGGATTCTAGGATTATCTTTTTGGGCAAAGACTTTTATGCATACTTCTTCTGGGTTATCTATACCATACTGTATTCTCGTAAGATGATACACGCTAGCTAAAGATCCACCAGGTGCTACGTCATAAGCACATTGGGAACGTAAATAATTGTAACCATATACATATAAAATGACAGCAATGGAATCCCAATCCCCGCTTTTATTTGTAAAGTCTCTATTCCCCGGTGATCGAAGCCCAAAGATCTATGAACCACCTCATGTTTGACTAGCCAATTAGATAACCAACCCTGCTGCATTGTCTTAATCTCTCCCCCTTTGTATAAATATTTCATATTTCAAATGCAAGTTTGAAAGATTGCActgctctttctttttctgcacAAAAGAACCCCTCCTAATTCACTAATTTGTAGGAAGATATTGGACTTTTGGATTTGAAAAAAGTTTCAGAAGATATATCTAAAGTAGATGGTGATTGATAGAGCAATTCTTGTTCGTAAGTTCCAGTGTGAGTACTGCGCCGAACATAAAGCTTGTGACGGGTAGTAAAAGAtcgatttttcttttgacttTGACATAGAGTTCGATCCTCAACTATTTCTCGCGATATCTTCTTACGAAGTTTTGTTAGGGCATCTATAACAGCCTCTGGTTTAGGCGGGCAACCCGGCAGGTAGACATCCACAGGAATTAACTTATCAACTCCTCGAACAGTACTATAGGAATCCGTACTGAACATTCCCCCTGTAATAGTACAGGCTCCCATAGCAATGACGTATTTCGGTTCAGGCATTTGCTCATATAATCGCACTAAAGATGGAGCCATTTTCATTGTTACCGTACCAGCTGTTAAAATTAGGTCCGCTTGCCTAGGACTTGATCTTGGTACCAATCCATAACGATCAAAGTCGAATCGTGAGCCTATTAATGCAGCAAATTCAATGAAACAACAACTGGTACCATATAGAAGGGGCCATAAACTGGAGAGTCTTGACCAATTCGAAAGATCGTTTGGTGTAGTTGAAATAACGGAATTGGAACTTGTTTGGTCGAGTAACGGAAACTCAATCAAACCCATAATTGTCTCAATGgaatcttttccttctttttttttgtctgaatATTCAGTTAAGACCATTCCAAGGCTCCTTTTCGCCATGCATAAACTAAACCAACAACTAGGATAAGCACAAAAATGAAAGCTTCGATAAAAACGGATACACCCAATACGTCGAAACTCATTGCCCAAGGATAGAGAAAGACCGTTTCCACATCAAAAACAACAAAAACTAGCGCAAACATGTAATAGCGTATTCGGAATTGTAACCAAGCCCCCCCCATGGGTTCTATACCCGATTCATAACTAGAAAGCTTCTCTGGTCCTTCACTACTAGGGGCTAAAAGTCCTGAAATCCAAAATACCAAAATAGGAATAAGGCTTGCTATTATTAGAAATGTCCAAAAAATATCATATTCGTGAAGCAGAAACATAAATGTACTCCTATTAATGTGGAATAGGCAGAACTGAATTAGTCAATTCAAGTTGACATGACATTATCAATTTATCCAGAACCTCTCTCTTTTCCTCAGTGAAACAAGAATCTGTTTTGCTCAAACCAAAGGCAAAAAGCAGCTTACTTTAGCCTTTGTTTCTTTTGTAACATGTCTCTCCTTAAGGAGATTCATCCAATGGAATCCCcactccctttttttttttatttatcatctATTTAGATATGATAGAGACCTAATTCTTATACAAAGAAAACTCTTTCGCTTCACTTTGTCTCGCTTTCTCTAAAATCTCTAGAAAAAGAATTGCTCTACCCTTTATTTAATGATAGTCAGAGACtattaaataaaaaagaaaatacttACTACTAATTCGATTAGAACCTAATTAAAATGGGATAACTAATGTATGCATCCTAATGAAGAGTAAtactaaaaaaaaagaactctatTTCAGAATTATGAAACAGAATATCCAGTTTTATTAtttactctttcttttttttttttttctttcgattttttttattttctttaaagTGGATCGATTTAGATAATGTATATTTAGAtaatgtatatatagtaatataCTTCAAACAAAATAGGAATTCGCAAAATGGAGAAAATCGTTGCAGTCATTATAGGAAAGTATAGGGACTTAGAGCATATCCTATTTGAAGGAGGATGGAAGTCAAATTAGTTAAGGGATCCTTTCTTCTATTTCTATTGATTTgatcaaaattcttttttcttttcctgtcTCTATGATTTTCCATGAATGGAGCCTATGGTAATGCTTTTATCTCTATTCTATGGCGCAATCGATCGTCGAGTCTATAAACAAGTACTAATAAGGAAAAAAACTATACTAAAGTAAACATAAGATATCCATcctaaaatgaaaaaaagacgTATATATTAGGGCTATACGGATTCGAACCGTAGACCTTCTCGGTAAAACAGATCAAACGGATTATTATCGAAATGATTCGAACTGTTTCAAAGACCCAAcatgcatttttattttctgcatTGGGCTCTTTCATCAACTGATGTAAAGATCAGTTAATCCGCCATAGTTTTTCTTTAGAGAAAGATAATAAGATGGCTCCCTGTGCTCTGAttgattatttttcttatgATCTATCTAGGAGCAATACCAAAGTGTTTCAAAGGAGGATTACCTTGACTTAGGTCTGCCTCCGGCCTAAATTAAATCAACCTAAGTGAAATGGAGTCTCTATCGTTCCGCTGCAAGAGTTTACTATGAGACTTCATACACCTTAAAGTTCATAGAACGAAAAGAAGTTTTTTGGAGGCCCTTATCCTCATTACGCCTAGCATTGAGTGGGCTGGATATTTACCTTATCAACTAGCAAATCAATAGGGGTTCTATTTGATTAAGTACCTGAATTGGCACCTGAATCGGACTGAACCGACTGTTTGTCAGCTACTGTTCTCCTATTCTTTCGAATCCATGAAGTAAGACATTGATTTTGCAATTAAGTTCAATTATGTTCATTGCATAATAAGTTCCCTTGAAAAGCATTGGCGCACGTGTAAGCGAGTTGCTCTACCGAACTGAGCTATAGCCCTTGTCAGAGATATCTTAACATATAGATAATTTCTTGTCAAGATGAATATTCTCTAATGCCAGAGGATATTCCTCTGATCCGTTTACTATATAACATAGTAAACATACCAATAACATAACATAAATATACCAATAACAGAGGGGTATTGCTTATAAAAAGGATTCGATCTATAATCGATCGAAGTAATGGGGCTTCTTTTGTGGTGATAAATTGCCTACTTAACTCAGTGGTTAGAGTATTGCTTTCATACGGCGGGAGTCATTGGTTCAAATCCAATAGTAGGTAGGTAGGTAGAAAAATTACTAGATAGCATTGGACTTACTTCGCTTCGCTATCTAATAACTTTTTCTacccttctttcctttttctttgtaTCAACGAAACCTTTGGATTGTCTTCAATTAGATGGGGGAATCCAATTGACAGCCTCGACTCGTATCCTAGCTCGTCTGAGAGCTAGCTTCGCTTCAACCAATTCTTTCGTACCCTCAGCTCTACTCAAGTTAGCTTCGGCTATTTCAAGTGCCTGTTGAGCTTCTTCTGGATCAATGTCACTACCGAGTTCTGCATCATTTCCTAAAATAATGATCTCATTATTAACTATTCGCGCAAAACCACTCCACAGAACCGCCGTTAACCATTGGTCGTCGAGGAGGCGTATTCTCAAAGGACCCATATCTACAGCTGTGTTAATGGGGGCGTGGTTTGGTAATACACCAATTTGGCCACTATTAGTAGATAAAATGATTTCTTTCACTTCACAATCCCAAATAATTCGTTTAGGAGTCAGTACATAAAGATTTAATTTCATTTCTTCAATTTGCTCTCCTCTTCTAAGTTTATAGCTTCGTGCTAGCTTCATCGATGTTCCCCACCAAATAAAAAGCCTGTTCGGGTAGGCCGTCTAATTCTCCAGAAAGGATTAGTTGAAATCCCCTAATTGTTTCTGCAAGACCAACATACTTTCCTGGGGAACCGGTAAAAACTTCTGCCACAAAGAACGGTTGTGATAAGAACCGCTCGATTTTTCGTGCTCTTGCTACAGTTAAACGATCCTCCTCCGATAATTCGTCCAACCCAAGAATTGCGATAATGTCCTGAAGTTCTTTGTAACGTTGTAAAGTTTCCTTAACTCTTTGTGCAGTTTCATAATGTTCGTTGCCAACGATCCGAGGCTGTAACATAGTTGAGGTTGAATCTAAAGGATCTACTGCGGGATAATACCCTTGGAGCCAATCCTCTGGAAAGTACGGTAGTAGCGTCCAAATGTGCAAATGTTGTGGCAGGGGCAGGGTCGGTCAAATCGTCCGCAGGTACATAAACTGCTTGGATCGAAGTTATAGATCCCTTTTTGGTAGAAGCAATTCTTTCTTGCAAAGAACCCATTTCTGTACTAAGGGTAGGTTGATAACCCACTGCGGAGGGCATTCTTCCTAATAAGGCGGATACTTCCGATCCTGCTTGAACAAAACGAAAGATATTATCGATGAATAAAAGCACGTCTTGCTTATTAACATCTCGGAATATTCCGCCATAGTTAGGGCAGTTAAACCAACTCTCATACGAGCTCCCGGTGGTTCATTCATTTGGCCATAGACTAGAGCTACCTTTGATTcctcaatatttttttcattaattACTCCAGATTCCTTCATTTCCATATAAAGATCATTTCCTTCACGAGTCCGTTCCCCTACTCCGCCAAATACGGATACGCCTCCATGAGCTTTAGCAATGTTATTGATTAATTCCATGATGAGTACTGTTTTACCTACTCCTGCTCCCCCAAATAGTCCGATTTTTCCTCCACGTCGATAGGAGCTAAAAGATCGACCACCTTAATACCTGTTTCAAAGATAGATAATTTCGTATCTAACTCGATAAAGGCAGGCGCAGATCTATGAATAGGGAATGTTGCACTAGTATCTACAGGACCCAAATTGTCAATAGGCTCCCCCAGAACGTTAAAAATTCGTCCGAGAGTAGTTCCACCGACTGGAACACTGAGAGGAGCTCCCGTGTCAATCACTTCCATTCCTCTCATCAACCCGTCTGTAGCACTCATAGCTACAGCTCTAACTCGATTATTTCCTAATAATTGTTGTACCTCACAAGTCACATTAATTTGCTTATCGGCAGTGTCTCGACTCTTACTATCAAAGCGTTATAAATATAAGGCAACTTGCCCGGGGGAAAAGTGATATCTAGCACGGGTCCAATAATTTGATCAATACGCCCTGCGCTTTTTTCTTCAATTGTGGAAACCCCGGGACGCGAAGTAGTAGGATTGGTTCTCATAATTATCACATAATTATCAAAAAAAGGAATTTGTcgaaatttttctttttttttcttgttgaaTAATGCCAAATCAAATCAAAAAAAATATCcaaaaatccaaaactaaaaaggaaatgaattagttaattcactaaaaaagaaaaggggactAGCACTTGATTTCGTTGCCCAAGCGAATCCCATTCAATCGTTTACTTATGGAATGAGTCCGTTGGAAAGTTCAATCAAtctttttttcatataaattttgcCTTTTGTTAAGGATCTGTGCCTACTCTACCTTCCTATCTAGACTTCGATATACAAAATATATACTACTGTGAAGCATAGATTGCTGTCAACAAAGAATTTTCTTAGTATTTAGGTATTTAGATTCAAAATATCAAAGGGGCCTATTAAGAActttcaaaatttgaaaataaggatTAGGGATTGGTTTGGGTTGCGCTATATCTATCAAAGAGTATACAATAATGATGGATTTGGTGAATCAAATCCATGGTTTAATAACGAACCGTGTTAACTTACCATAACAACAACTCAATTCCTATCGAATTCTTTTCCTATCGAATTCCTATTCCTATAGTAGAATTCCTATAGAATAGAACGTACACATGGTGTACGCATTATATATGAATGAAACATATTCATTAACTTAAGCATactcctttttttatttaatgAGTTGATATTAATtgaatatctttttttttttttagatttttgcaAAGGTTTCATTTACGCCTAATCCATATCGAGTAGACCCTGTCGTTGTGAGAATTCTTAATTCATGAGTTGTAGGGAGGGACTTATGTCACCACAAACAGAAACTAAAGCAAGTGTTGGATTTAAAGCTGGTGTTAAGGATTATAAATTGACTTACTACACCCCGGAGTACGAAACCAAGGATACTGATATCTGGCAGCATTCCGAGTAACTCCTCAGCCCGGGGTTCCGCCTGAAGAAGCAGGGGCTGCAGTAGCTGCGGAATCTTCTACTGGTACATGGACAACTGTTTGGACTGATGGACTTACCAGTCTTGATCGTTACAAAGGACGATGCTATCACATCGAGCCCGTTCCTGGGGAGGCAGATCAATATATCTGTTATATAGCTTATCCATTAGACCTATTTGAAGAGGGTTCTGTTACTAACATGTTTACTTCCATTGTGGGTAACGTGTTTGGTTTCAAAGCCCTACGCGCTCTACGTTTGGAGGATCTACGAATTCCCACTGCTTATGCAAAAACTTTCCAAGGTCCGCCTCACGGTATCCAAGTTGAAAGGGATAAGTTGAACAAGTATGGTCGTCCTTTATTGGGATGTACTATTAAACCAAAATTGGGATTATCCGCAAAAATTACGGTAGAGCGTGTTATGAGTGTCTACGCGGTGGACTTGATTTTACCAAAGATGATGAAAACGTAAACTCACAACCATTTATGCGCTGGAGAGACCGTTTTGTCTTTTGTGCTGAAGCAATTTATAAAGCACAAGCAGAAACTGGTGAAATTAAGGGGCATTACTTGAATGCGACTGCAGGTACATGCGAAGAAATGATTAAGAGAGCTGCATTTGCAAGGGAATTAGGGGTTCCTATTGTAATGCATGACTACTTAACTGGAGGATTCACCGCAAATACTAGTTTGTCTTATTATTGCCGCGACAACGGCCTACTTCTTCACATTCACCGAGCAATGCATGCAGTTATTGATAGACAGAAAAATCATGGTATGCATTTCCGTGTATTAGCTAAAGCATTGCGTATGTCGGGGGGAGATCATATCCACTCCGGTACAGTAGTAGGTAAGTTAGAAGGGGAACGCGAAATAACTTTAGGTTTTGTTGATTTATTGCGCGATGATTTTATTGAAAAAGATCGTTCTCGCGGTATCTTTTTCACTCAGGACTGGGCATCCATGCCAGGTGTTATACCGGTGGCTTCAGGGGTATTCATGTTTGGCATATGCCAGCTCTGACCGAAATCTTTGGAGACGATTCTGTATTACAATTTGGTGGAGGAACTTTAGGACATCCTTGGGGAAATGCACCTGGTGCAGCAGCTAATCGTGTGGCTTTAGAAGCCTGTGTACAAGCCCGTAACGAAGGGCGCGATCTTGCTCGTGAAGGTAATGAAATTATCAAAGCAGCTTGCAAATGGAGTCCTGAACTAGCCGCAGCTTGTGAAGTATGGAAGGAGATCAAATTTGAGTTCGAAGCGATGGATACCCTATAGAAAGAGAAAAAATCAGTTACGAAATGCAGTAattcttctttatttttctaattGATTGCAATTAAATTCGGCTCAATCTTTTCTAAAAAGATTGAGCCGAATTTAAATAGATCATGATACGATCATGAGACTTGACAAATCGAGATTCTTCTATTCTATATATCTAGAATATATAAAGGTATAATACAATAAACAAATAGAAATCAAAATATAGTATTATCATACGATAATGGAATCAAATACGCAGTATTTACAGAAAGAGTCTTCGTTTATTGGGAAAGAATCAATATACTTCTAATGTCGAATCGGGATTCACTAAGACAGAAATAAAGCATTGGGTCGAACTCTTCTTTGGTGTTAAGGTAGTAGCTGTGAATAGCCATCGACTACCCGGAAAGGGTAGAAGAATGGGACCTATTCTGGGACATACAATGCATTACAGACGTATGATCATTACCCTTCAACCGGGTATTCTATTCCACTTCTACTTTTTAAATTAAAGTGAAATTAAAGGGTATTCTGAAAGAggtatttcttttattttcacaATAGTTTTCTTTTGACTCCAATTTCAAGTTCGATTAGAAGGATAGAAAGGTGATGAgaatgggaaaagaaaaatcaaatatttttaattagtTCCCCTTTTTTGCAATTTTCTTATTATCTAttccattcattttttttttttttatagatATAGAATACTTTagtattctaaaaaaaatagtatTCTATACAAAATCTTTATTTTGTAAACTAAAAAATACAATAGTCAATATTCCTTATAATAGATATACTTAATTATATCATAAGAATCTTAAGATATATTTCGAATAGATAGAAATAGTAAATTTGAATTGAGACACATATTCTATGACAGATTTTAACTTACCCTCTATTTTCGTGCCTTTAGTAGGCTTAGTATTTCCAGCAATTGCAATGGCTTCCTTATTTCTTTATGTGCAGAAAAATAAGATTGTCTAGAAACGACGGGGCCCAATTTTCTTAATGTATTTCCAGGATCATAA
It contains:
- the LOC101756247 gene encoding LOW QUALITY PROTEIN: uncharacterized protein LOC101756247 (The sequence of the model RefSeq protein was modified relative to this genomic sequence to represent the inferred CDS: inserted 3 bases in 3 codons), giving the protein MSCREGLMSPQTETKASVGFKAGVKDYKLTYYTPEYETKDTDXLAAFRVTPQPGVPPEEAGAAVAAESSTGTWTTVWTDGLTSLDRYKGRCYHIEPVPGEADQYICYIAYPLDLFEEGSVTNMFTSIVGNVFGFKALRALRLEDLRIPTAYAKTFQGPPHGIQVERDKLNKYGRPLLGCTIKPKLGLSXKNYGRACYECLRGGLDFTKDDENVNSQPFMRWRDRFVFCAEAIYKAQAETGEIKGHYLNATAGTCEEMIKRAAFARELGVPIVMHDYLTGGFTANTSLSYYCRDNGLLLHIHRAMHAVIDRQKNHGMHFRVLAKALRMSGGDHIHSGTVVGKLEGEREITLGFVDLLRDDFIEKDRSRGIFFTQDWASMPGVIPVASXGIHVWHMPALTEIFGDDSVLQFGGGTLGHPWGNAPGAAANRVALEACVQARNEGRDLAREGNEIIKAACKWSPELAAACEVWKEIKFEFEAMDTL